Proteins encoded together in one Poecile atricapillus isolate bPoeAtr1 chromosome 15, bPoeAtr1.hap1, whole genome shotgun sequence window:
- the SERINC3 gene encoding serine incorporator 3, producing the protein MGAVLGLCSVASWIPCLCSGASCLLCRCCPNSKNSTVTRLIYAFLLLLSTVLACIMLAPGMEEQLKKIPGFCDDGLHTQIPHLDGFVSCDVFVGYRAVYRVSFAMAVFFFLLSMLMIEVKTSNDPRASIHNGFWFFKIAAIVAIMVGAFYIPEGPFTRAWFWIGVSGAFCFILIQLVLLVDFAHSWNESWVEKMEEGNSKCWYAALLSCTSLFYALSLVFVVLFYVFYTKPDDCTENKFFISFNMILCIVVSIVSILPKVQEHQPRSGLLQSSVITLYTMYLTWAAMSNEPERNCNPSLLNIITQIAAPTAVPANATVPPATPAPPKSLQWWDAQSVVGLVIFVLCLLYSSIRSSSNSQVNKLTLSGSDTAILEETVGTGSGAAEDGEVRRVTDNEKDGVQYSYTFFHFMLFLASLYIMMTLTNWYSPDADFKTMTSKWPAVWVKITSSWVCLLLYLWTLVAPLVLTNRDFN; encoded by the exons atGGGGGCCGTGCTGGGGCTCTGCTCAGTGGCCAGCTGG ATTCCCTGTCTGTGCAGCGGTGCCTCGTGTTTGCTGTGCCGATGTTGCCCCAACAGCAAGAATTCGACAGTGACACGTCTTATCTatgccttcctcctcctcctcagtaCTGTGCTTGCCTGCATTATGCTGGCACCAGGCATGGAAGAGCAGCTGAAAAAG ATACCTGGATTTTGTGACGATGGGCTTCACACTCAGATCCCCCACTTGGATGGGTTTGTCAGCTGTGATGTGTTTGTGGGATACAGAGCTGTCTATCGTGTCAGCTTTGCCATGGCCGtgttcttcttcctcctctccatgCTCATGATTGAAGTGAAAACAAGCAACGACCCCAGAGCCTCCATTCACAATGG GTTTTGGTTCTTCAAAATAGCTGCTATTGTGGCTATCATGGTTGGAGCATTTTATATCCCTGAAGGGCCTTTCACAAGAG CTTGGTTTTGGATTGGTGTTTCTGGAGCCTTCTGCTTCATTCTTATCCAGTTGGTTCTACTTGTGGATTTTGCTCACTCTTGGAATGAGAGCTGGGttgagaaaatggaagaggGGAATTCTAAATGCTGGTATGCAG ctctgTTGTCCTGTACAAGCTTGTTCTATGCCTTGTCACTGGTTTTTGTCGTTCTCTTCTACGTTTTCTACACGAAGCCTGATGACTGCACTGAGAACAAGTTCTTCATAAGCTTTAACATGATCCTGTGCATTGTTGTCTCCATCGTTTCTATCCTTCCAAAAGTTCAG GAACATCAGCCTCGCTCTGGCCTCCTCCAGTCCTCTGTCATCACACTCTACACCATGTACCTCACTTGGGCAGCCATGTCCAATGAGCCTG AAAGAAACTGTAACCCAAGTCTGCTCAACATCATCACCCAGATAGCTGCACCCACAGCTGTTCCAGCCAATGCCACTGTCCCACCTGCCACTCCTGCTCCACCCAAGTCCCTGCAGTGGTGGGATGCCCAGAGTGTTGTTGGACTGGTTATCTTTGTCCTGTGCCTCTTGTATTCCAG CATCCGCTCTTCAAGTAACAGCCAGGTGAACAAGCTGACGCTGTCTGGCAGTGACACTGCCATCCTGGAGGAGACCGTGGGCACAGGCAGCGGGGCTGCCGAGGATGGAGAAGTGCGCCGTGTCACGGACAATGAGAAGGATGGGGTTCAGTACAGCTACACCTTCTTCCACTTCATGCTCTTCCTTGCCTCCCTTTACATCATGATGACACTGACAAACTGGTACAG CCCTGATGCAGATTTCAAAACCATGACAAGTAAGTGGCCAGCCGTGTGGGTGAAGATAACCTCCAGCTGGGTTTGTCTGCTTCTCTATCTCTGGACCTTAGTGGCTCCTCTTGTCCTTACTAATAGAGACTTCAATTAA